Genomic segment of Cytobacillus suaedae:
TGGACGGTCACTAGTCTTAATACGTTTTTCTCCAGTATCCCGACTTTGATTGCGGCAATAATATTAGTAAATCTGCCCTTTTTAATCTTTTCAGAAAATCGGTACATTTGGTGTGTATTCATACTTGCCTTTATCGAAGTCGGAAGAGTCAGCCATCTTTTTCAACAGCAAGCGTACGATCTATCAGAGAAAGAATTTATTAGAGTTGCCAGACTGCAAGGAAACAGTCATACCGGAATCATTTTCCGACACTATCTTCCATACTTATTCCCAGCCATGATCACCAATTTCTTTTCAGATCTTGGCCGTGTGACGATTCTTATAGGGCAGCTTGGATTATTCAATATATTTGTAACCCATCAACTCCTTGATGTGGGTCATGGTTATTTCGAGCTGCAGAACTCTAGCTATAACTGGGCAACTCTGTTATCAACAACACGATCGAGCCTAATAAGTGCCCCATGGATACCATTGTTCCCAGCACTCGCACTCTGTTATGTCATGTTTACATTTAACATTATCGGAGAAGGATTACGACGCAAATTTACAAAGAGTGCGGAGTATTTGTAAAATAAATAAGCGAACAGTATCTTTAATACTGTTCGCTTTGCTCTTTATTTAAAGAATGTAGCTAAGATCTGATCGACAGACATCCCACTATTTACTTCATAAGTACCTGGACGAAGCTTATTAGCTAGACCTCTATCTTCCACAATTTTAGTGAAATTAAAGGCATTTTCAATATAACCCGCTTGTTGAAGGGCTTTACCTACATCAATACTTGTCATACCTTCTGCAACAGTGACTGTTGTTTTGGTAACTTCGGATTCTTTCTTTTTAGTATCCTCTTTAGTCGAATTCTCTTTTTGTGCCGTTTCACCAGATTTCTCTTTTGTAGACTCTTCTCCTTCTACTTCCTTAGGACCTGTGATTTGTTGCCACTCTTCATCCGACAAAATAACATACCCTTTGGTTGTTAGTTGCTCTTTCATTTCGTCTTCAGTTACAGCAATGGTTGTTTCAATTACACTTGTTTCAGTGTTAGGCTCAGCATAATATACCGCACCACATACACCTGTTGAAACAATCAGTCCTGCTGCAAAGCTTATTATCAATTTAGGATTCATTCGCTACATTTCTCCTTCCATCAACGGATACATATGGAGAAAGTAGATGTTGAATTTCAATGATAGATAAATCTTTTTGTGCGGAAATTCCTTCAAGTGAATATCCACGTTTATGCATATCTAGCACTTCTCTTAACAGTACACGTTTGCTTGAAGAATCTGTTTGAATACCAACCTCTTTTGCAAAAATTTCAGCATCAAGCTCTAGATTACGAACTTGGTTGCCAAGTCTATTAATCTCTTCCATTAGTTGAATGGACACTAAATCTATTTCTTTTTTCTCTTTTTTCGCTAATTGTTTCATTCGCACAAATGAAAAGATAAGTAACAACATTGCAATTCCAAATAAAATTGTTAAAGCCAAGCCCATCCTATTTTGCCTCCAATAACTGAATCTAAATTCTAGCAAACTTATTATACTACAATCTTGTCGATTTTTGCCCCCAAACATCAAAACAAGTCGAAAGTAATTGAATTTGTTAAAATAAAGTAATCGAATTGTAACGGTAAATAGGAAGATTGTACCTTGATTTTGACTAATATTTTTAAGAGACAAAACAAAAACCCAAATCTTTTCTGATCTGGGTCTCGATGGTAATATCTATAAACTATTAACCTCTTCAGTTACTGTTTTTATAATAAACTCTAAATCTTCTTCTAGAATATTTAACGGCGGGGAAAGGGTTAGGACATTGTTATATCCGGCAACAGTCGCACCATTTTTACCAAGTATTAAGCCTTTTTGTTTACACCCGGCAATGACTTTGTTAACAAGCTCCACTTCTAGTGGTTCCTTAGTAATTTTGTTTTTTACAAGTTCGATTCCGACAAGCAAACCTTTCCCTCTTACATTCCCTACATAGGAATGATCTTGTAGATTGCTAGCTAAGATTTGTTTTAATCGCTCGCCTAGAGTTTTTGAGCGGGCAAAAAGATTTTCGTTTTCCATGATCTCAAGGTTTTTCATCGCAAGTGCGCATGCTGCAGGATTTCCCCCAAAGGTATTTATATGACGGAAATAATCGTATTCCTCTGTTCCTTTAAATGATTCATAGATTTCCTTTCTCACAGCGGTGACTGATAGAGGTAAATAAGCACTCGTAATTCCTTTAGCCATTGTAATGATGTCTGGTGTTACACCATAATTCATGAAGCCGAACGGTTTACCTGTTCTCCCAAAACCACAAATTACTTCATCAACAATGAGCAGAGCTCCATGCTTTTCACAAACCTCTTTTACCCCTTTCATGTACCCATCAGGTGGAATTAAAATGCCACCACCAGTAATAATTGGTTCCATAATCATTCCTGCAATTGTTTCACTTAACTCCCATGTCATGGCACGATCTATGTCTTGGACGGACTTTAATTCGGTTGGCTTACAGTCATCACTTTCTGGGCAGCGGTATGAATCTGGTGGAGCAACATGAATAAAACCGGGTGCTAGTGGCTCATACTTAAACTTTCGTTGTGCCTGACCCGTGGCAGCGAGTGAACCCATCGAATTCCCATGGTATGAGCGGTATCTAGAAATAAACTTATAACGAGATCCTTCTCCTCTTTGCTGATGATATTGTCTCGCAATCTTAAAAGCCGTTTCATTTGCTTCTGAACCGCTATTAGAGAAGAAGATTACATATTCTTCTCCTAGCATTTCGTTGAGCTTTTCAGCTAGTTTAATTGCTGGAGTATGACTTTGCGTAAGCGGATAATAGGCCATTTCCTTTAATTGCTCATAAGCAGCTTCAGCGAGCTCAGTTCTACCATAACCTACGTTTACACACCATAATCCAGCCATCCCATCTAGGTAGCGTTTTCCGGTATAATCTGTTACCCACGACCCCTCTGCTTTCTCAACAACCATTGTCCCATCCGGGTTATAAGGTTTCATCGAATGCCAGACATAATCCTTATCCTTTGAAAGGATATCACTATCTTGTTTCATCTTTGTCATCACGTCTTTCCCCTTTCCATTCATGAAAATCGGACAAAAACACGAGGGGAGTACTCTAGAGGGATACTCTCCCCTTTTTACAACAGTGTATTAATAATCAAAACGGGATGTAATCATTTTTTTACGAGTAAAGAAATTTACTCCATCTTTTCCGTTTACATGAAGGTCTCCATAGAAAGAATCCTTCCAGCCTGAGAATGGGAAAAAGGCCATTGTGGCTGGTACTCCTACATTGATTCCTAGCATACCAGCATCCGCTTCTTGTCTAAATTGTCTAACAGCTCTTGCATCCTTTGTATAGATCGTTGCTCCGTTTCCATAACGAGATTTACGAATATATTCAAGCCCTTCATCAAGATCCTTTGCGCGTAGTAAGCTTAATACAGGCGCAAAAATTTCATCTTTTGCAATTGTCATTTCTGGGGTAACATGGTCAAAAATCGTTGCACCCAAGAAATTTCCTTCCTGCATTTTTTGCATATCCACTCGCCCATCTCTTATAAGTGTAGCGCCTTCTTCTAAGCCTTTTTCAATATAGCCTAACACCTTTTGGCGGTGAGAATCTCTAATTACTGGAGTAAGTAATACCTCATCATCTATTCCATTTCCGATAATCAGTTCATCAGCCTTATTTTTAAGTGCTTCAACAAATTTATCGCCATCTCCAACGACAACAACTGCACTGCACGCCATACAACGTTGACCAGCGCTTCCAAATGTTGAACTAATGATATTAGCTACCGCTTTTTCCATGTCCGCATCTGGCATAACAATGTGATGATTTTTTGCACCTGAAAGAGCTTGAACACGTTTGCCTTGAGCAGCTGCTCTTTCGTAAACATATTTTGCAACCGGTTGTGAGCCAACAAATGATATCGCTTTCACTTCAGGGTGATCTAATAGTCCATTTACAACATCATGTGCACCATGGACAATGTTCAATACGCCTTTTGGAGCACCAGCTTCTGTAAACAATCTAGCAAGCTCATTTGCTAAAATCGGTGTACGTTCTGAAGGCTTAAGTACAAATGTATTTCCACACGCAATTGCTAGTGGGAACATCCACATAGGAACCATCATCGGGAAGTTAAATGGCGTAATTCCTCCAACTACACCTAAAGGAAAACGGAACATTTCTGAATCAATATCCTCGGCGATGTTTGCTAATGTTTCACCCATCATTAACGTTGGGGCACCTGCTGCAAACTCAACACATTCTACTCCTCTTTGTACTTCTCCATGAGCCTCTTTATACGATTTTCCATTTTCTTGAACAATGAGTTGAGCTAACTTTTCATGGTTTTCAGTTAAAAGGTAGTGATATTTATAGAGAATTCTTGCTCTTTTTGGAACCGGTGTATCTCTCCATGTTTTAAAAGCTTCGGAGGCTGCTTTCACCGCCAAGTCTAGATCTTCTTTTGACGAAATTGGCACTCTTGCAAGTATCTCACCGGTTGCCGGGTTTGGAACCTCAAGTGTTTCAGTGCTTGTTGCTTCAACCCATTCTCCGTTAATATAGTTACGTAGAACAACTGTTTCATTTTTAGTTACTGTCATATTGATGCCTCCTCTTACTTGTCTGTAATTCTTATTATACTAATCTATGTTAATTATCGCTCATTTTAAACATGCAATCATTAGACATTGTGTAAAATAAGTGGTGATGATTATTCTACAATGTGAACAAAGAAGAAACCTACATAGGTTGTAGGTTTGGTTATGTTCTTTATAATAGGTTTTATGTTCTCATGCAAGTATCTTTTGTTATTTCGCAAGTATTTTCTTAAATTTCACAAGTATTATAGTAAATGTCGCAAGTATTTCTCTATTAATGCAAGTATTTAAGTTATTCTCACAAGTATTGCAATAATTTCCCAAATAAACTAATTCAAAACCTTTATCCTAGTAAGCCTCCCGCTCAACTTCTGTCATTTTCCTCGCAGCTACTAAATATTCATACGATAATATCATAAATTCGATCGTTAATCGCTTTTCATGGTCCATAAAATCTGGGCCAAGTAGTTTTTCTAGCTTTTGTATCCGATGATAGAGTGTTTGCCTTACAATATAAAGTCTTTTGGCTGTCTCTTGTTTTGAGCCATTGCAGGATAAATAGATTTTTAACGTTTCCATCAATTTTCCGTTGTATTTTTCATCATAAGTAATGATTGGTTCTAGATATTCTAGGACAAGTTCATGTAGGTCTAAGTGGCGGTTTAATTGTGAGATGATCCGATAAATGTGAAGGTCTTCGTAAAAGTGGCTTTCTGCTTTGTTTCCAAGTCTTTCTTGGATCCGAATCGTTTCTAGTGCAGTTTGATAGCTTAAATGGGTTGCAGTTATATCATCTACATATTTTCCAATCGCTATTTTCTTCTTTTGTTCACCTATTTGCGACTTAACATTACATACTCTTTCCATTCCTTGCTTGAATCTTTTTTTCCAGGTTGAACTTCCTCTTTCATTTAAAAAAATAAAAATTAAGGTGTTTCTCTTTTCAATCGCAAATAAACTGAACCCCTGTTGTTCGAAAATCGCTCTAACAAATAGTTTGAAGTAGGTTATATCAGCTGATGAGTACTGGTCAAATGACTCAAGTTTAATTAAACAAACAACTACACCTTTCGTTTGAAACTGTGGGTTTATATAGGATAGGTATTCTTTAATCTCTTCTTCTGTATGTACACCTTCTATCCATCCGTTTAGCCACTCGGTTTCTTCCATCCTTCTCTTTTCTTCTACATAAAGTTCACGTAATAATAACTGAGCAAGTGCCGTTGCGGTCCTATCTAATATAAGGTGGTCAAATTCTGTTAACACTCGATCGTCAGAGCAAATAATCAGCTCAGCATAATGATCACCTAATAGTTGAATTGGATTCCTTTCGATTGAGTAAGATGAACTATCATTTTTTTCAATAGATTGTAAGAGTGATTTCCGCTCATTACTACTGCTGATATCAGGTATAAATTGAACTTCCTCATTGCTAAACAATAGTACCACTTGAACCTGTAGATAATGATGAATGAATTTAAGGATCTCAATATAATTTTCAATTGTTAACAGCTTTTTATTAAGTGCTTGTGAGTAGCTTTCTAGGTCGGATATCATCTGGTACTGACGATGGATGAGGAGTGTGTGAATGTCTTGTGTGATTTCTACGAAAGGGACTTCCTTGTGAAAAACAATAATTGGAAAGTGTGATTGATTTGCTAGATCGATGACTTGTTGTGGAATAGTGGATGTAAAGGTACCAATTTCAATACATAGTCCAGCAGCATCTGAGTCGATTAGTTGTTGGACAAGAGAAAGAAAGATGTCATGGTTGTCCTTCCATGCGACACCTGTTGAAAGGATTAACTCACTTCCATTTAATAGATTACGAATGTTAATAATTTCAACAACATGAACCCATTTTACTAAACGGCCTAGCCCCTCTTCTCCAGCAATGATTTCAACATTTTCAAAATGTTTTCTTTCTAAAATATCCTTAACCATGAGATAAGATTTCAATGCTTCGTCTCCCTTATACATAAATTAAAGAATGATATTAATTATAAAACAGAAATCGTTAATTATCTATATTTTCAGAAAACAACTGAAAAACTGGTATGCTTTTGATTAGCTTACCAGTTTCTAAAGTAAAGACTATTCATTTGGATAATATGCATCGTACTCCTGAATCATTCCGTTGAACTTCTCTCTGTCATAAAAGTCTTCCGACTGCCAATAGGCTTTAATCCATTTGATCACTTCAAATGGTGTGTTACCGTTTCTCAGATTGTTATGACTGTATTTTTCATCATCTGCTTTCAGTTTTAAGAAGAATCCCACATACGCTCCTCCTTTTAGGCTTCTTTAGTTTGTTTGATTAGCGTAACCGAGAAATATTTACGAGCATCCGCCGTTTGAATGTGTAGTGTTTCTTGTTCCTTTTCCTTGTTTTCAAAGTCAACAAAAGCCCCACTTAAATTTTCAGTTATGTTCGCGATTTTATAACCATTTTGAAGTAAAAAATCGATTCGGTCTCGCTCTTGTAAAAATTGTTGATAATCGGACATAGTTTGTTCTCCTTTATCAAATAATTTTTATACTCTTACATCTACACTTTCAGGGATAATGACTGGCTCAGGATCTAGGCTAATTTCCCAATCTCGTCCTGCTGTAATGCCTAAATATTTTTCATCACTTGGGTCTTCAATTTCCGCCTGCTTATACTTATTAAAATACCAATACTTACATAATAAGTAATACATAATCGCTCCTACCCCAAAGCCTACGAAGAAAGAATAAGCCGACAACCAATACGCCGCAAATCCACCGATAACCCATGAAATCATACCGGCCATATTAATACCATTCATGTATTTAAACTGACCATCTGCTTTGTAAAGGTCTTGAACATTAACACGCCTTTTACGTAATACATAGTAATCGGTGAAAAGAATACCTACAATTGCTGAAAGTATTCCTCCTATTACTAGTAAGGCTGGAATAATGATTCCAAATAAACTCCATGGCTGAACTACAATTCCAACAATACCTGCAAGGATAACACCTGCCCAAAATGGAACTTTTGGTCCACCTACATTCGAAAATATTGTCGCTGCAGGAATAACATTTGCAGATGTGTTTGTTGACCATTGTGCTAATACAATCATTAGTAGAAGTACTCCTAAAATAAATCCACTTGCCGCCTGTTGTAGTCCAACTACAGGATCATAGTTCATTACCGCAACATAAGACACAGCACCAATAATAACCATAAATGTATTTGTCAATGGCATCGCAATTACACTACCAGCAATTTGCGCTTTATTCCGTTTGAACCAGTTTCGTTCGTTTTTAGGTGCTTTAAAGAATCGAGAGAGTGATGGCATATCAGCAGCTAAAGTAGCCCAGAATCCCATATTACTCATAACAACAACCATAAACGCGGTAAAAGCTGCACCACCAGTGACTGGATTTTCAACCCATGTCCATACATCCCTACCTTCTGCTAACGCTTTGTCAGATAACGAGACATACATCCAAGCAGAGATTAAAATAATGATTGGAGCTGCTAAATCAGCAAAGCGCTCAACCGCCTTAATTCCTAATGCTGTATTCACTAATTGAACTGTTGCAAAAAGAATGAAACAAACAAACCAATTGTCAAATCCAAAGAGAGTTGCTAAAATAGCATTCATCGCGGTTGCACCAAAATAGGTGTTAATACCAAACCAACAGGAAGCTGTAATTCCACGAACTAATGAAGGAATATGAGTACCGATCGTCCCGAATGGGGCCCGCATGTACACCGGAAAAGAGAGCCCATGTTCAACGCCAATATCCCCGATAATCGTCATGAAAATACCGATTAATACCGATCCTAACAGGGTACCAGCAATTACCCAGCCTAGCGGTAAGGTTTGAATGCCTGAACCACCAATAGCAAAGGCTGCTAAAACAACAGCCATCCCAACCCAAATGACTGAGAAACCAAAGGCACTTATTTTCCTGTTACCATGAGAAATGGGAAGTAAATCTGGAGACTTTAAATAGTTTCCGCCTTTTTCCATACAAACACCCCTTTAATATTTTTAATATTCTGAATAATTTATCCATACTTCTTTATTCAGCAAGGTCATTAGACCAGTGGAAGGCATTCTAACATTCCTTCCACTTTACTCTTCATTTAAAGGGTTACAGACTTGTTCTCTTTTGTTTCAAGCGAGTTTCCGTATTTTGCTCGTTTCACATACTGCCCTGCACCAACTGTTCCAACAAACTGTTTATCTCGAATAACAAATTCTCCTCGTGAGAGAACCGTGACAGGTTCACCGGTAACTTCCATTCCCTCAAAGGCACTATAGTCTACAGCCATATGATGTGTTTCCGCAGAAATGGTTCGCTTTACATTTGGATCGAATATAACTAAATCCGCATCAACACCTACAGCAATGGTCCCTTTTCGTGGGTATAATCCAAATAGTTTTGCAATTCTAGTTGATGTAATATCAACAAACTGATTTAAGGAAATTCTGCCTTTTGTTACACCTTCTGAAAATAAAATGCTAAAGCGATCCTCAATAATTGGACCTCCATTTGGAATTTTAGAAAAGTCTCCTCTTCCTAGTTCTTTTTGTCCTTTAAAATCAAATGAACACTGATCAGATCCAACCGTTTGAAGCTGTCCTGTTTTCAATGCCTTCCATAACTCCTCTTGATTCCATTTCTCTCGAAGTGGTGGTGACCAAACATATTTAGCACCTTCAAAATTCGGTTTTTCAAGGTAAGAAATATCTAATACTAAGTATTGCGGGCAGGTTTCTCCCCATACTTCAATGCCGTTTGCTCTTGCTTCTGCAATTTTTCGAGCGGCATCAGCACAGGATACATGTACAACATATAATTGAGAGTTTGCTAGACCTGTTAATGTCGCAGCTCTTCCTGTTGCCTCTCCCTCAATTTCAGGTGGTCTTGTAAGAGCATGATAGATTGGGTCTGTGTTTCCTTCTCTCAGAGCTTTTTTCACTAAGTAATCAATGACGTCTCCATTTTCAGCGTGAACCATAACAAGAGCCCCGAGCTCCTTAGCGGCAAGTAAGGTTTGGAATAGTGTGTCATCATCAGCCTGAAGGACATTTTTATATGCCATAAACACCTTAAATGAAGTAATTCCTTCGTCATTAATAACGGTTGGTAATTCAGTAAGAACCGCTTCGTTTACTTCACCAATCATTAAATGAAATCCATAATCGATCACCGCTTTACCTTTAGACTTTTTATGCCATACATCAATCGCATTTTTTAATGGTTCACCTTTAGTCGATAAGCAAAAGTCAATGATTGTTGTTGTTCCCCCAAATGCAGCAGCAATCGTACCAGTTTCAAAGTCATCCTTGGTTACCGTTCCTCCAAAAGGCATCTCGAGATGTGTGTGGGGATCAATTCCACCTGGAAACACGTAGCAACCATTTGCATCAACAACCTCTGCTCCTTGTTCAGATAAGTGTTGACCTAGTAAACTAATTACCCCATTTTCTATAAAAATGTCAGCTTGATACGTATCTGATGCTGTAACGATGGTACCGTTTTTGATAAGCTTCTTCATTTTTGCCCTCCTAACAGATGGTTATTTTTTCACAGTTTCGGTACTACAGGAAACCGCTCCTAAGGCAGCTTGACGTTCGTTCCATGTCATAGGTGGAAGTTCATTCGGTATCTCTACCATATCGATTGCACCATCGACTGGACACACAATCGAGCATAAGTTACATCCAACACAATCTACTTCTCTCACTTTTAAAATATTGTAGCCATTGCCATCCTTCAACATATCAATACATTGATGTGACGTGTCTTCACAGGCGATGTGACACTTATTGCAGTTAATACACACATCATTGTTAATTCTGGCAACAATCTTATAATTAAGATCTAAATCGCCCCAGTCTGAGTACTTAGCAACTGACTTTCCGACTAAATCCATTGCAGAAGCCAGCCCTTTTTCATCTAAATAATTACTTAATCCTTCAATCATGTCCTCAACAATCCTAAAACCATGGTGCATTACAGCTGTACATACTTGAACGCCGGTTGCACCCATTAACATAAATTCAACAACATTTTGCCAGTTTGATATTCCGCCAATTCCTGAGATTGGGATATTTATCCTCGGGTTTCTCGCACAGTCTCCAACCATGTGAAGAGCAATTGGCTTAACCGCTGGACCACAATATCCACCATGTGCACCTTTCCCACCAACATGTGGAATGGTGTCCCACGTATTTATGTCGACTCCTGCTAAACTATTAATTGTATTAATCATACTGATGGCATCGGCGCCACCTCTTACTGCTGCCTCTGCCGTTACAGTAATATCTGTAATATTAGGTGTGAGCTTAACAATAACTGGGGTTTTGGCAGCTTCTTTTACCCAGTAAGTTTGCTTTTCAACAAGTTCTGGCACTTGCCCCGAAGCAGATCCCATTCCTCTTTCAGCCATCCCATGTGGACATCCAAAATTTAGCTCTAGACCATCAACTCCAACATCTTCAACTCGTTTTACAATCTCATGCCATTTTTCCTGTTTTGGCTCAACCATAAGCGATGCAATGATCGCATGGTTTGGAAATCGCTTCTTCGTTTCATAGATTTCCTTTAGATTTACCTCTAAAGGTCTATCAGTAATGAGCTCTATATTATTAAACCCAGCAACTCTTTGGCCATTAAAGCTAACCGCTGCAAAACGAGATGACACGTTTAGAATTGGTTCGCCCAGTGTTTTCCAAACAGCTCCGCCCCAACCAGCTTCAAACGCTCGTTGAACCTGATACCCTGAATTCGTTGGAGGAGCAGAAGCTAACCAAAAAGGATTGGGTGATTTTATGCCTGCTAAATTAATACTTAAATCTGCCATTCTCTTACCTCCGTTCTATTTAGTGATTATGCTGTTTCTATCGATTGTTTTGATAATAGTTTATGAATTGCATAAGCGGTCTCTTTGCCTTGTTGTGCTGCAGAAACGACCATGGCCTCACCCTGACCCTTCCCAAAAATAACATCTCCACAAGCAAACACCTTTTCATTGGAGGTTTGATACGTATTCTGATCAATTTTCACAACACCGCCTGAGTGTTCAAGCTGGAACTTCTCAAGCAACTCCACATATCTGGATTGACCGATTGCCTTAATTACAGCATCTACTTCAAGCGTGAACTCAGAGCCCTCAATAGGCACAGGACGCCTACGACCATCTTCACCTGGCTCAGTTAATTTCATCTTGATACATTCAATGGCTTTCACTTGACCTTGCTCATTACCAATAATTCGAGTCGGAGCCGTTAACCATCTGAATTCAACCCCATCTTGCTTAGCGAATTCGTATTCAAAATCATAAGCAGTCATTTCCTCGATTGTTCGTCTGTAAAGGATTTTGACATTTTCAGCCCCGAGACGTACTGAACAGGTTGCACCATCGATTGCTGTATTACCAGCACCAATGACCACTACTTTTTTATCTAAAAATTGATCTGAGATTGGTGTTGTTTTTGTATTTTTCACAAACTCTATCGCGTCGTAGACTCCATTTAATTCTTCACCTGGAATTCCAAGATTCGGCACACTTGACATACCAACTGCTAGAATCACGTAATCGTAGTTATTTAGAATCTCTTCAACCGGAATATCTACTCCAACTCTAGTATTCGTCTGGATTTTCACATCCAAGCTTTTTACTTGGTTTACTTCCCAGAATGAAATCTGCTGTGGCAGTCTAAACGAAACTATACCGTACGTGTTTAATCCACCTGCTTTTTCTTCTGCTTCAAAAATGGTCACATCATACCCTAGTAAACCTAGCTCTCTAGCAGCAGATAAGCCCGCTGGTCCACCACCAACAACGGCAACTGATTTCCCGTTCTTCTGACCAGGCTTGAACAAAACTTGCTCATTTTGAATTGCCCAGTCAGTTGCATATCGCTGTAAATTTCCAATCATGATCGGCTTTGTTGAATGATTTAAAACACATGCACCTTCGCATAATTCCTCTGTTGGACATACTCGTGCACAGCTTGCCCCAATTGGATTGGCTGTCATAATGGTCTTTGCAGAGCCTTTGACATTTCCTGATGCAATCTTTTTTATAAAAGTCGGAATATCAATCCCAGTCGGGCAAGCCTGAATACAGGGAGCATCATAGCAATACAGACAGCGATTCGATTCTTCTATCGCTTCTTGTTTTGTTAGACCTGGATGAACTTCTTGAAAGTTCTTAGATAAATCATTAAATGAAATTCTAGCTTGGTTTCCGTTACTCACCATTTATGCCTCCTTTAGTAGATTTATAAGAATGATGGCTAAATAAGACAGGGCCTTACCATTTGCATGTATGTAAAGCCCTAATGAAATCGAGATTATGGTAATAAGGATGTCATTTCTTGATAAGTTTCCGGACGGCGATCACGATAGAATTGCCATGTATCACGAACCTCACGAATCAACTTTTTATTCATTTCTCCAATGATCACTTCATCTTGATCACGGCTTCCCATTGCAACAAAATTTCCTCGAGGATCAACCAAATATGATTGTCCGTAAAATTCACCCATGTTCCAAGGACCTTCAAACCCTACACGGTTTATTGCCCCTAGAAAGTATCCATTCGCTACAGCATGTGCAGGCTGTTCAAGCTTCCATAAATATTCCGAAAGTCCCGCTACTGTAGCAGAAGGATTGAATACAACTTCAGCACCTTTTAAACCTAGTATTCTAGCACCTTCTGGGAAGTGACGATCATAACAAATATAAACGCCTACTTTTGCAAAAGCCGTATCAAAAACTGGATATCCTAGATTACCAGGTTTAAAATAGAATTTTTCCCAAAAACCATACCCATCATTCCCTACACCAACATGAGGAATGTGCTGCTTACGGTATTTTCCTAGATAGGATCCATCTGCATCTATAACAGCAGCTGTGTTATAGTATGTAGCGATACCCTCTCGTTCATAGATTGGTAATACGATCACAACCCCGAGTTCTTTTGCTAGTTCCTGAAAGCGTTTTGTAGTTGAACCATTAGGGATTTCTTCGGCTGCATCATACCATTTCGTATTTTGCTCAGAGCAAAAGTATGGTCCATAAAAAATCTCTTGAAGGCAGATAATCTGTGCACCTTTTGCCTTAGCCTCTCTTACTAGCTTTATATGTTTTTCAATGGCTTTTTCTTTGTGAACCTCTACTGGTTGGTTTCCATCTACATCGTTCGAAGCTTGAATAAGACCAATTTTCACTTGATCTGACATCGGAAATGCCCCCCT
This window contains:
- a CDS encoding ABC transporter permease subunit, which encodes MKNNYLLWAGITLFSVLVLVMIFESSLVSEEKLEISRIVFYEDGSMDRAPFPPSKENFFGSDSDGKGIFDMMVLGTRDTLLIIFLITVIRYVIAIPLALFASEKRGLSHWTVTSLNTFFSSIPTLIAAIILVNLPFLIFSENRYIWCVFILAFIEVGRVSHLFQQQAYDLSEKEFIRVARLQGNSHTGIIFRHYLPYLFPAMITNFFSDLGRVTILIGQLGLFNIFVTHQLLDVGHGYFELQNSSYNWATLLSTTRSSLISAPWIPLFPALALCYVMFTFNIIGEGLRRKFTKSAEYL
- a CDS encoding endolytic transglycosylase MltG, which translates into the protein MNPKLIISFAAGLIVSTGVCGAVYYAEPNTETSVIETTIAVTEDEMKEQLTTKGYVILSDEEWQQITGPKEVEGEESTKEKSGETAQKENSTKEDTKKKESEVTKTTVTVAEGMTSIDVGKALQQAGYIENAFNFTKIVEDRGLANKLRPGTYEVNSGMSVDQILATFFK
- a CDS encoding aspartate aminotransferase family protein, translated to MTKMKQDSDILSKDKDYVWHSMKPYNPDGTMVVEKAEGSWVTDYTGKRYLDGMAGLWCVNVGYGRTELAEAAYEQLKEMAYYPLTQSHTPAIKLAEKLNEMLGEEYVIFFSNSGSEANETAFKIARQYHQQRGEGSRYKFISRYRSYHGNSMGSLAATGQAQRKFKYEPLAPGFIHVAPPDSYRCPESDDCKPTELKSVQDIDRAMTWELSETIAGMIMEPIITGGGILIPPDGYMKGVKEVCEKHGALLIVDEVICGFGRTGKPFGFMNYGVTPDIITMAKGITSAYLPLSVTAVRKEIYESFKGTEEYDYFRHINTFGGNPAACALAMKNLEIMENENLFARSKTLGERLKQILASNLQDHSYVGNVRGKGLLVGIELVKNKITKEPLEVELVNKVIAGCKQKGLILGKNGATVAGYNNVLTLSPPLNILEEDLEFIIKTVTEEVNSL
- a CDS encoding PucR family transcriptional regulator ligand-binding domain-containing protein, whose product is MYKGDEALKSYLMVKDILERKHFENVEIIAGEEGLGRLVKWVHVVEIINIRNLLNGSELILSTGVAWKDNHDIFLSLVQQLIDSDAAGLCIEIGTFTSTIPQQVIDLANQSHFPIIVFHKEVPFVEITQDIHTLLIHRQYQMISDLESYSQALNKKLLTIENYIEILKFIHHYLQVQVVLLFSNEEVQFIPDISSSNERKSLLQSIEKNDSSSYSIERNPIQLLGDHYAELIICSDDRVLTEFDHLILDRTATALAQLLLRELYVEEKRRMEETEWLNGWIEGVHTEEEIKEYLSYINPQFQTKGVVVCLIKLESFDQYSSADITYFKLFVRAIFEQQGFSLFAIEKRNTLIFIFLNERGSSTWKKRFKQGMERVCNVKSQIGEQKKKIAIGKYVDDITATHLSYQTALETIRIQERLGNKAESHFYEDLHIYRIISQLNRHLDLHELVLEYLEPIITYDEKYNGKLMETLKIYLSCNGSKQETAKRLYIVRQTLYHRIQKLEKLLGPDFMDHEKRLTIEFMILSYEYLVAARKMTEVEREAY
- a CDS encoding CoA-acylating methylmalonate-semialdehyde dehydrogenase: MTVTKNETVVLRNYINGEWVEATSTETLEVPNPATGEILARVPISSKEDLDLAVKAASEAFKTWRDTPVPKRARILYKYHYLLTENHEKLAQLIVQENGKSYKEAHGEVQRGVECVEFAAGAPTLMMGETLANIAEDIDSEMFRFPLGVVGGITPFNFPMMVPMWMFPLAIACGNTFVLKPSERTPILANELARLFTEAGAPKGVLNIVHGAHDVVNGLLDHPEVKAISFVGSQPVAKYVYERAAAQGKRVQALSGAKNHHIVMPDADMEKAVANIISSTFGSAGQRCMACSAVVVVGDGDKFVEALKNKADELIIGNGIDDEVLLTPVIRDSHRQKVLGYIEKGLEEGATLIRDGRVDMQKMQEGNFLGATIFDHVTPEMTIAKDEIFAPVLSLLRAKDLDEGLEYIRKSRYGNGATIYTKDARAVRQFRQEADAGMLGINVGVPATMAFFPFSGWKDSFYGDLHVNGKDGVNFFTRKKMITSRFDY